The Cryomorphaceae bacterium 1068 genome window below encodes:
- a CDS encoding CDP-archaeol synthase has protein sequence MKELFLRLTTGLVFLIIVIGAILLNPYTLASLFYVVGVLGMLEYYSLVKIGGYHPQGTLGVITGTALYVTIELVKLKVAGTAIVSLSIPFFMAIFVYELYRKRPEPFTNIAHTIVGIIYIMAPLALLNVFTFEEIIVEYKPGVILGFFVLLWLNDTGAFVFGKLFGRTKLFPRISPNKTWEGTIGGGLAAMTGAVIISTYTNEISIFNWLILGLIIVVAASFGDLVESLLKRSLKVKDSSNLLPGHGGILDRFDGVLLASPIAFTYLMLFVHSNP, from the coding sequence GTGAAAGAATTGTTTCTGCGTCTTACCACGGGGCTCGTATTTCTGATTATCGTAATCGGAGCTATACTACTGAACCCATATACTCTGGCATCACTCTTCTACGTGGTAGGGGTTTTGGGAATGCTCGAGTACTACAGCTTGGTAAAAATTGGAGGCTATCATCCGCAAGGTACATTAGGAGTCATTACTGGTACGGCTCTATATGTAACCATAGAACTGGTAAAACTGAAGGTGGCAGGAACGGCTATTGTTTCATTGAGCATCCCTTTCTTCATGGCTATATTCGTATACGAATTGTACCGTAAACGCCCCGAACCCTTTACAAACATTGCGCATACCATAGTTGGAATCATTTATATCATGGCACCTTTGGCGCTGCTGAATGTTTTCACATTTGAAGAAATCATAGTTGAATACAAGCCGGGAGTTATTCTCGGATTTTTTGTTCTATTGTGGCTAAACGATACAGGAGCCTTCGTATTTGGTAAGCTCTTTGGTCGAACCAAGTTATTTCCCCGTATTTCTCCGAATAAAACATGGGAAGGCACCATCGGTGGAGGCCTGGCCGCGATGACAGGAGCAGTTATTATTTCTACCTATACCAATGAAATATCCATTTTTAACTGGCTGATTCTGGGGCTTATTATTGTAGTCGCTGCTTCTTTTGGCGATTTAGTTGAATCCTTACTCAAGCGCAGTTTGAAAGTGAAAGACTCCAGTAATCTACTTCCAGGGCACGGTGGCATCTTAGATAGATTTGATGGTGTACTTTTGGCCAGTCCAATAGCATTTACATACCTTATGCTCTTCGTTCACTCGAACCCCTAA
- a CDS encoding DUF2007 domain-containing protein gives MNWVKVYSSNNLQHIELLKHILKENGIDAIVMNKQDSIYVTIGEIDLMVSVNDVLRSKKIISETKL, from the coding sequence GTGAACTGGGTCAAAGTGTACAGCTCAAATAATCTGCAACACATTGAATTGCTAAAGCACATTCTCAAGGAAAATGGAATTGATGCAATCGTGATGAATAAGCAGGACTCCATCTATGTGACTATCGGAGAAATTGACCTTATGGTTAGTGTCAACGATGTGTTACGTTCCAAGAAAATAATAAGCGAGACGAAGTTGTGA
- the ftsH gene encoding ATP-dependent zinc metalloprotease FtsH, which translates to MSDSKSSKQYKNIKKKKPEAGGNNPKKPFNFYWIYAIIGVVLISLNLFNFNGNMTGISLPEFEELIKDGEVKRVVIYNKQLAEVYLTEEAVKKEENAKKIKQPLISGAENSGPHYKFDIGPADSFQEKLDKWSAEYSFEYDYKTRSEWGKELFTWILFIGIMIAVWMFVMRRIGGGGGAGGQIFNIGKSKAQLFDKTKGTNVTFNDVAGLEGAKEEIQEIVDFLKNPKRYTQLGAKIPKGALLVGPPGTGKTLLAKAVAGEAQVPFFSLSGSDFVEMFVGVGASRVRDLFKQAKEKAPAIIFIDEIDAIGRARGRSASMGANDERENTLNQLLTEMDGFGTNSGVIILAATNRADVLDRALMRAGRFDRQIYVDMPDLNERKEIFAVHLKPIKVDNKIDIDFLAKQTPGFSGADIANICNEAALIAARKKQTEVHKQDFLDAVDRIIGGLEKKNKIITKKEKEVIAYHEAGHATVSWLLEHAHPLVKVTIVPRGQSLGAAWYLPEERSLNSTDQILDEMCAALGGRAAEKVIFDEITTGALSDLEKVTKQAYSMVSIYGLNEAIGNISFYDSRGNSDYNFQKPYSDKTAELMDTEVKKIVENQYARAKDLLSNNRDKLTQLANQLLEKEVIFKEDLEKIFGKRPFEKEEHLIPEGDEKKPKPMEVAEEGTPSSEATAPATSDNGSTQVEKESSEEVSDEDIAKKE; encoded by the coding sequence ATGTCTGACTCAAAAAGCAGTAAACAATACAAGAATATTAAAAAGAAGAAGCCGGAAGCGGGTGGAAATAACCCAAAAAAGCCCTTCAACTTTTATTGGATCTACGCCATCATAGGTGTGGTTCTGATTTCGCTCAATCTTTTCAATTTCAATGGCAATATGACAGGCATTAGCCTGCCGGAGTTTGAAGAATTGATCAAGGACGGAGAGGTGAAAAGGGTGGTGATCTACAACAAACAATTGGCGGAGGTCTACCTTACTGAAGAGGCTGTAAAAAAAGAAGAAAACGCCAAAAAGATCAAGCAGCCGCTTATCTCAGGTGCTGAAAATTCAGGACCGCACTACAAGTTTGATATTGGCCCTGCCGATAGTTTCCAAGAGAAACTCGATAAATGGAGTGCGGAATACTCTTTCGAGTATGACTATAAAACCCGCTCTGAATGGGGGAAAGAACTCTTCACTTGGATTTTATTCATCGGTATAATGATAGCCGTTTGGATGTTTGTGATGCGGAGAATAGGCGGTGGCGGTGGCGCCGGCGGTCAGATCTTCAACATCGGAAAATCTAAAGCACAACTCTTTGATAAAACGAAGGGTACAAACGTAACTTTCAACGATGTAGCAGGATTGGAAGGTGCGAAAGAAGAGATTCAGGAAATTGTAGACTTCTTGAAAAATCCCAAGCGATACACTCAACTCGGAGCAAAAATTCCGAAAGGTGCTCTATTGGTAGGCCCTCCCGGTACAGGTAAAACTCTCTTGGCGAAAGCCGTGGCAGGTGAAGCTCAAGTGCCTTTCTTCTCCCTTTCAGGTTCTGACTTTGTGGAGATGTTTGTGGGTGTTGGTGCCAGCAGGGTTCGGGATCTTTTCAAACAAGCAAAAGAAAAAGCTCCGGCGATCATTTTCATCGATGAGATTGATGCGATCGGTAGAGCTCGTGGCCGAAGTGCTAGCATGGGTGCTAACGACGAAAGAGAAAATACGCTCAACCAGCTTCTCACGGAAATGGATGGTTTTGGAACAAACAGCGGGGTTATCATTCTCGCAGCAACGAACAGAGCAGATGTACTCGACCGCGCACTCATGAGAGCAGGAAGATTCGACAGGCAGATTTATGTCGACATGCCTGATTTGAACGAGAGAAAAGAAATCTTCGCAGTTCACCTTAAGCCCATTAAGGTTGACAACAAGATTGATATCGACTTTTTAGCCAAACAAACGCCAGGATTCAGTGGAGCTGACATTGCAAACATTTGTAACGAAGCAGCCCTCATAGCTGCCAGAAAGAAACAAACAGAAGTACACAAGCAAGACTTCTTAGATGCAGTGGATCGAATCATCGGTGGACTCGAAAAGAAGAACAAAATCATAACAAAGAAGGAGAAAGAGGTAATTGCCTACCACGAAGCAGGGCACGCCACGGTATCTTGGTTGCTCGAACACGCTCATCCTTTGGTGAAAGTGACCATTGTCCCTCGCGGCCAATCTTTGGGTGCAGCATGGTATTTGCCTGAGGAGCGTTCGCTGAATTCTACCGACCAGATCTTAGATGAAATGTGCGCAGCCCTTGGAGGAAGAGCAGCTGAGAAAGTCATTTTCGATGAAATTACCACGGGTGCACTGAGCGATTTGGAAAAGGTGACCAAACAAGCCTACTCGATGGTATCGATTTACGGTTTGAATGAAGCTATCGGAAATATCAGCTTTTACGATTCAAGAGGAAACTCGGATTATAACTTCCAAAAGCCATACAGCGACAAAACCGCTGAGTTGATGGATACGGAAGTAAAGAAAATCGTTGAAAACCAATACGCACGAGCAAAAGATCTCCTCTCGAATAATAGGGATAAGCTGACTCAGTTGGCTAACCAGCTTTTAGAGAAAGAGGTTATTTTCAAAGAAGACTTGGAGAAAATTTTCGGAAAGCGGCCCTTTGAAAAAGAGGAACACCTAATTCCCGAAGGTGATGAGAAGAAGCCCAAGCCAATGGAAGTAGCTGAAGAGGGCACACCTTCATCAGAAGCCACCGCTCCTGCAACAAGCGATAACGGGTCAACTCAAGTTGAAAAAGAGAGCTCAGAAGAGGTCTCTGACGAAGATATCGCAAAAAAGGAGTAG
- the rsfS gene encoding ribosome silencing factor produces MIKKSVYTSPDIAEKALEAIDEVKGREVLAIDLRNIPNSVSDFFIICHGTSNTHVEAIARSVQKHLFTEVGENPVSTEGRDKSEWILLDYFNVVVHVFKEEARRFYNLEKLWADADVTSLEHTF; encoded by the coding sequence ATGATTAAAAAATCCGTTTACACTTCTCCCGACATAGCCGAAAAGGCCTTAGAAGCAATCGATGAAGTAAAAGGAAGAGAAGTACTAGCTATCGATCTTCGCAATATCCCGAATTCTGTAAGTGATTTCTTTATAATCTGTCACGGAACATCCAATACTCATGTTGAGGCTATAGCACGATCGGTGCAAAAACACCTTTTTACGGAAGTAGGAGAAAATCCTGTAAGCACGGAAGGAAGAGATAAATCAGAATGGATTTTACTGGACTATTTCAACGTTGTAGTTCACGTTTTTAAAGAAGAAGCACGAAGGTTTTACAATTTAGAAAAACTTTGGGCTGACGCAGACGTTACATCACTCGAACATACATTCTAG
- a CDS encoding biotin--[acetyl-CoA-carboxylase] ligase — protein MIGKSIIELDSVDSTSNYIAKAIDAGEYAYGTAILAHFQTNGRGQRTATWQSDKDQNLTFSFALPLSGFDTRAFFSVSRAISLSIVSTLKDYFKGGVRIKWPNDILVNQKKIAGILIENKLGMSPSAICGIGLNINQTEFSKMPHVTSLKLLTGNEVDKYHVLEKLLGNLNMEWELLSNGDFRNQKSRYEAELFGLNQLIYFEENATKMKGRIVGTTEDGRLLVKTNGVEKAYLPKSIKLLY, from the coding sequence ATGATCGGAAAGTCAATCATAGAATTGGATTCTGTTGACAGCACGAGCAACTATATTGCCAAAGCTATCGATGCAGGGGAATACGCCTATGGAACTGCTATTTTGGCGCATTTTCAGACGAATGGCAGAGGTCAACGGACGGCAACATGGCAGAGTGACAAGGATCAAAACCTTACTTTTTCTTTCGCATTGCCTCTCAGTGGGTTTGATACTCGTGCGTTTTTTAGCGTTTCTAGAGCCATTAGCTTAAGCATCGTTTCAACCCTCAAGGATTATTTTAAAGGGGGTGTCAGAATTAAATGGCCCAATGATATTCTGGTGAATCAGAAAAAAATCGCCGGAATACTTATTGAAAATAAACTAGGCATGAGTCCCTCGGCTATATGTGGAATAGGGTTGAATATAAATCAAACAGAGTTTTCCAAAATGCCCCATGTCACTTCTCTTAAGCTCCTTACGGGGAATGAAGTCGATAAGTATCACGTTTTGGAAAAATTACTGGGAAATCTCAACATGGAATGGGAACTACTCAGCAACGGTGATTTTAGAAATCAGAAATCACGATACGAAGCAGAACTATTCGGATTAAACCAATTGATCTATTTCGAAGAGAATGCCACCAAAATGAAGGGGCGCATTGTCGGTACCACCGAGGATGGCAGGCTATTGGTAAAAACCAATGGTGTAGAAAAAGCTTATCTGCCAAAAAGTATCAAGCTTCTTTATTGA
- a CDS encoding SRPBCC family protein — protein sequence MKIESKKVNINAPREEVFNYVSHLDNFKDLLPMDKISDWEGREDYCSFKIQGTATIDLHLEKADSPSFIQLKSGEKAPFPINMDIFFDEADAVTEVYQEVTAEVNPFLKMMVQKPLTNLFDFIADRLQEKFNKEA from the coding sequence ATGAAAATCGAGAGTAAAAAAGTCAACATCAATGCACCTCGTGAAGAGGTTTTCAACTACGTTTCCCATCTGGATAATTTCAAGGACTTACTTCCAATGGATAAAATCTCAGATTGGGAAGGCCGAGAAGACTATTGCAGCTTTAAGATTCAAGGTACGGCAACGATAGACCTCCATTTGGAAAAGGCAGATTCACCTTCATTTATCCAATTAAAGAGCGGTGAAAAAGCTCCTTTCCCAATCAATATGGACATTTTCTTTGATGAAGCCGACGCTGTAACTGAGGTATATCAGGAGGTAACTGCTGAAGTGAACCCTTTCTTGAAGATGATGGTTCAGAAACCATTGACCAACCTTTTCGACTTCATTGCCGACAGGCTTCAGGAAAAATTCAATAAAGAAGCTTGA
- the pyrE gene encoding orotate phosphoribosyltransferase: MQNTQTAEQKIAESLLKIKAVKLSPSDPFTWASGWKSPIYCDNRQTLSFPEVRLLIRDEFVRNIREKFGNTEVIAGVATGGIAHGALVAESLGLPFIYVRSSSKGHGLQNKVEGYFEKGQKVMVIEDLVSTGKSSLDAVEALKAAGVDVIGMAAIFTYGFEIAKENFAKANCDLITLSNYSALIEEAKELNYVDEESLQSLKEWRSNPQNWSA, translated from the coding sequence ATGCAAAACACTCAAACAGCAGAGCAAAAAATTGCTGAATCCCTCCTTAAAATAAAAGCCGTCAAACTCAGTCCCAGCGATCCTTTCACTTGGGCCAGCGGCTGGAAATCGCCAATCTATTGCGATAACCGCCAAACCCTCTCTTTCCCCGAAGTCAGGCTTTTGATAAGAGATGAATTCGTTCGCAATATTCGTGAAAAATTTGGTAATACCGAGGTAATAGCCGGAGTAGCTACCGGAGGAATCGCTCACGGAGCCTTGGTGGCGGAGTCGCTCGGCCTTCCGTTCATCTATGTCCGCTCCTCATCCAAAGGTCATGGATTACAAAACAAGGTGGAAGGCTACTTTGAAAAAGGTCAAAAGGTGATGGTAATAGAGGACCTTGTTTCTACAGGAAAAAGCAGCTTGGACGCTGTTGAAGCACTCAAGGCAGCAGGTGTTGATGTGATAGGCATGGCTGCGATATTCACATACGGCTTCGAAATTGCAAAAGAAAATTTTGCAAAAGCAAACTGTGACTTGATCACACTAAGCAACTATTCCGCCCTGATTGAAGAGGCCAAAGAATTAAATTACGTGGATGAGGAAAGCCTTCAATCACTGAAAGAATGGAGGAGCAATCCTCAAAACTGGAGTGCATAA
- a CDS encoding NUDIX domain-containing protein, translating into MYKVFINNKSIVLTDRRIPDAIGDNQVYLTYDDFEELSYTINLLENSHHLEGVIFYYHDLEMLWADFRAHFKEIEAAGGLVHNENNEYLLIFRKGKWDLPKGKIDEGETPEQAALREVEEECGVSDLKIGEALAPSYHTYEQDGVRILKKTYWYDMTSAQQEFTPQAEEDIEKVQWQDLGANIVEGLDTYPNIRVILGGVIAPL; encoded by the coding sequence ATGTATAAAGTTTTCATAAACAATAAGTCAATTGTCCTTACGGACCGAAGGATTCCCGACGCAATCGGTGATAACCAGGTATATCTGACATATGACGATTTTGAAGAGCTATCCTACACCATCAATTTGTTGGAAAATTCGCATCATTTAGAAGGTGTCATTTTTTATTACCACGACTTAGAAATGCTTTGGGCAGATTTCCGGGCTCACTTTAAGGAAATAGAAGCAGCGGGTGGATTGGTGCACAATGAAAACAACGAGTATCTGTTGATTTTCCGAAAGGGAAAATGGGATTTGCCGAAAGGCAAAATAGACGAAGGCGAAACACCTGAACAAGCTGCGCTAAGAGAGGTTGAAGAAGAATGTGGAGTTAGTGATCTGAAAATTGGTGAAGCGCTGGCACCTAGTTATCATACCTATGAGCAGGACGGTGTAAGAATTTTAAAGAAGACATATTGGTATGATATGACTAGTGCCCAACAGGAATTTACTCCACAAGCGGAGGAAGATATTGAAAAGGTTCAATGGCAGGATCTCGGAGCTAATATCGTAGAAGGTTTAGACACTTATCCAAATATTCGCGTGATCCTCGGAGGTGTTATTGCCCCACTTTAA